One window of the Natrinema sp. CBA1119 genome contains the following:
- a CDS encoding DUF5791 family protein: protein MFYEQRMTVPDSPDELRAEYEDDLAVIVDDRGPAAVASETGLEAETLEALSAGKSPELTLEEAAEIQSLAEGTPDPETIVTMALEHLLLGMSTAVLDVDAVESHLEIELDAKEVHQKIEGRAPMSFDEYVHIQYVIADGAS from the coding sequence ATGTTCTACGAACAGCGGATGACCGTCCCCGACTCGCCCGACGAGCTCCGGGCCGAGTACGAGGACGACCTCGCAGTGATCGTCGACGATCGCGGCCCCGCGGCCGTCGCGAGCGAAACCGGCCTCGAGGCGGAGACGCTCGAGGCGCTTTCGGCCGGCAAATCGCCCGAACTGACCCTCGAGGAGGCGGCCGAGATTCAGTCCCTCGCCGAGGGGACGCCGGATCCCGAGACGATCGTCACGATGGCGCTCGAGCATCTCCTGCTGGGGATGTCGACGGCGGTGCTCGACGTGGACGCGGTCGAGAGCCACCTCGAGATCGAGCTGGACGCGAAGGAGGTTCACCAGAAGATCGAGGGGCGAGCGCCGATGTCGTTCGACGAGTACGTCCACATCCAGTACGTGATCGCGGACGGTGCGTCGTAG
- a CDS encoding sulfite oxidase, whose product MSNSERSENRRREVDAILDRKPGTEAVTDLEDRYRVVGAADRSTYANWVTPIEDHYVCHRNETLDPAADEWTVALDGGLEREAELGMAELREDYPTVAVAHTMECAGNGRGYFDPETGSVQWEYGAVSTAIWTGAPLSAILADHGATTDDGLWLTAVGGDHPEVDGENDRFARSIPMEKALEDCILAYEVNGEALPPEHGHPIRLLVPGWYGVNSVKWVTELHVTETMVHGEEWADRDGDDFTQWQQSSYRIHPEGVEPDSNATISTFDTWDQLESDEIDHPYTFDENVKSTIGRPADGATVTPHEDGVVEIVGVAWAGDDEVTAIEVSTDGGDSWREGEFFGPNYDCAWRLFRDAWEPSPGTYELVSRATDERGRRQPARIAGPDEDADGEYPWNEGGYAENASLPHAVEVTVE is encoded by the coding sequence ATGTCGAATTCGGAGCGGAGCGAGAACCGTCGACGGGAGGTCGACGCAATCTTGGATCGGAAACCCGGCACCGAGGCCGTCACCGATCTCGAGGACCGGTATCGGGTCGTCGGCGCGGCCGATCGATCGACGTACGCGAACTGGGTCACGCCGATCGAGGACCACTACGTCTGCCACCGCAACGAGACGCTGGATCCGGCGGCTGACGAGTGGACGGTCGCGCTCGACGGGGGCCTCGAGCGCGAGGCCGAACTGGGGATGGCCGAGCTTCGGGAGGACTACCCCACGGTCGCGGTCGCGCACACGATGGAGTGTGCGGGCAACGGCCGGGGCTACTTCGACCCCGAGACGGGGAGCGTCCAGTGGGAGTACGGAGCCGTCAGCACCGCGATCTGGACGGGCGCGCCACTGAGCGCGATTCTGGCAGACCACGGTGCAACGACCGACGACGGACTGTGGCTCACCGCGGTCGGCGGCGACCACCCCGAAGTCGACGGCGAGAACGACCGGTTCGCTCGCTCGATCCCGATGGAAAAGGCGCTCGAGGACTGCATCCTCGCCTACGAGGTAAACGGCGAGGCGCTGCCGCCCGAACACGGCCATCCCATCAGATTGCTCGTTCCCGGCTGGTACGGCGTCAACAGCGTCAAGTGGGTCACCGAGCTCCACGTCACGGAGACGATGGTCCACGGCGAGGAGTGGGCCGACCGCGACGGCGACGATTTTACCCAGTGGCAGCAGTCGTCCTACCGGATCCATCCCGAGGGCGTCGAGCCCGACTCCAACGCGACGATCTCGACGTTCGACACCTGGGACCAACTCGAGTCCGACGAGATCGACCACCCCTACACCTTCGACGAGAACGTCAAGTCCACGATCGGTCGTCCCGCGGACGGCGCGACCGTCACCCCACACGAGGACGGGGTCGTCGAGATCGTCGGCGTCGCCTGGGCCGGCGACGACGAGGTGACGGCGATCGAGGTCTCGACCGACGGCGGCGACAGCTGGCGGGAGGGAGAGTTCTTCGGCCCGAACTACGACTGCGCGTGGCGGCTGTTTCGCGACGCGTGGGAGCCGTCGCCCGGCACGTATGAACTCGTCTCTCGAGCCACGGACGAACGCGGCCGCCGCCAGCCCGCGCGGATCGCCGGGCCGGACGAGGACGCCGACGGCGAATATCCGTGGAACGAGGGCGGCTACGCGGAGAACGCGTCGCTTCCCCACGCGGTCGAAGTCACCGTCGAGTGA
- a CDS encoding NAD-dependent epimerase/dehydratase family protein translates to MKVAILGCGHVGIELGRQLAARDHEPIGVRRSADGIERIESAGFEGVQADITDRESLAAVPDVDAIVFAASSGGRGAEAAREVYVDGLRTAIEEFGEREHAPERLVYTSSTGVHGDHDGDWVDEETPLEPTTDKTEVLAEAERIALEHPPEYGYEGTVARYAGLYGPDRYRLERYLEGPVTEGYLNMVHRDDAAGAVRYLLEEDLARGEVVQVVDDEPASKWAFADWLAGECGVENPPKQTKAERLADDDVSAAGRRRILTSKRCSNEKLRDLGYEFAYPTFREGYRDAIERYRADDADR, encoded by the coding sequence ATGAAGGTCGCAATTCTGGGTTGCGGACACGTCGGCATCGAGCTGGGTCGACAGCTCGCGGCTCGAGACCACGAGCCGATCGGGGTTCGCCGATCGGCGGATGGAATCGAACGGATCGAATCGGCCGGGTTCGAGGGGGTGCAGGCAGATATTACCGACCGCGAGTCACTCGCGGCGGTTCCGGATGTCGACGCGATCGTCTTCGCCGCCAGCAGCGGAGGTCGCGGTGCCGAGGCTGCCCGCGAGGTGTACGTCGACGGATTGCGGACGGCGATCGAGGAGTTCGGCGAGCGTGAGCACGCCCCCGAGCGACTGGTCTACACCTCGTCGACGGGGGTCCACGGCGACCACGACGGCGACTGGGTCGACGAGGAGACGCCGCTCGAGCCCACCACCGACAAGACCGAGGTGCTCGCCGAGGCCGAGCGGATCGCGCTCGAGCACCCGCCGGAGTACGGCTACGAGGGCACCGTCGCGCGCTACGCCGGCCTCTACGGGCCCGATCGGTACCGGCTCGAGCGCTACCTCGAGGGCCCCGTCACCGAGGGCTACCTGAACATGGTCCATCGGGACGACGCCGCCGGAGCGGTCCGCTACCTGCTCGAGGAGGACCTCGCACGCGGCGAGGTCGTACAAGTAGTCGACGACGAGCCGGCGTCCAAGTGGGCGTTCGCCGACTGGCTGGCCGGCGAATGCGGCGTCGAAAATCCGCCGAAGCAGACGAAGGCCGAGCGGCTCGCGGACGACGACGTCTCCGCGGCCGGCCGCCGCCGAATTCTGACGAGCAAGCGCTGCTCGAACGAGAAGTTGCGCGAT